From the genome of Etheostoma spectabile isolate EspeVRDwgs_2016 chromosome 10, UIUC_Espe_1.0, whole genome shotgun sequence, one region includes:
- the stc2a gene encoding stanniocalcin-2a: MLVKLAVVLLVLSVLEQVVGSDNIDIHDILPEKPASQKGRLSLQNTAEIQHCLVSAGDVGCGVFECFENNSCEIRGLQEICMTFLHNAGKFDSQGKSFIKDALKCMAHGLRHKFSCISRKCVSIKEMVFQLQRECYIKHNLCSAAKDNVAVMVEMIHFQDLFPKGPYVELVNILLSCGEEVKEALTRSVRLQCEQNWGALCDSLSLCSSLAPSPAGSAAEHHRRPLPSHPEPEHPRPPRQGDKDKPTKAGFNTHPRNRSQGPRRQSPEAGVVAEQEDPEATDIRR, translated from the exons ATGTTGGTCAAACTGGCCGTGGTGCTGCTGGTTTTGTCAGTGCTGGAGCAAGTGGTAGGATCGGATAATATTGATATCCATGACATCCTCCCAGAGAAGCCCGCGAGCCAGAAAGGACGCCTCTCCCTGCAGAATACAG CTGAGATCCAGCACTGCCTGGTGAGTGCAGGGGATGTCGGCTGTGGTGTGTTTGAGTGCTTTGAGAATAACTCCTGCGAGATACGAGGGCTACAGGAAATCTGCATGACGTTCCTGCACAACGCTGGCAAATTTGACTCTCAG GGGAAGTCCTTCATCAAGGATGCTCTGAAATGTATGGCTCATGGGCTACGGCACAAGTTCAGCTGTATCAGCAGGAAATGTGTGTCCATTAAAGAGATGGTGTTTCAGCTCCAGAGAGAGTGCTACATCAAACACAACCTGTGCTCTGCTGCTAAGGATAATGTGGCCGTCATGGTGGAGATGATCCATTTCCAAGATCTCTTCCCTAAAGG CCCGTACGTGGAGCTGGTGAATATTCTTCTGAGCTGCGGAGAGGAGGTGAAGGAGGCGTTGACGCGGAGCGTCCGGCTACAGTGCGAGCAGAACTGGGGGGCTCTGTGCGACAGCCTGAGCCTCTGCTCCTCCCTCGCGCCGTCTCCCGCCGGCTCCGCCGCCGAACACCACCGCCGTCCCTTGCCCTCCCACCCTGAGCCGGAGCACCCTCGCCCTCCGCGGCAAGGTGACAAGGACAAACCCACTAAGGCTGGCTTCAACACTCACCCACGCAATCGCAGTCAGGGACCCCGCCGCCAGAGTCCAGAGGCCGGCGTCGTGGCTGAGCAGGAAGACCCCGAGGCCACCGACATCCGGAGGTGA